A stretch of Leptospira sp. WS39.C2 DNA encodes these proteins:
- a CDS encoding UTP--glucose-1-phosphate uridylyltransferase, whose amino-acid sequence MEKHTSDQLIRETMKQAGLSDPFIVDFISKVDAVRNGETGIVRWEEVGDLDPISDEISLEAIHTSYALDTSLLSKLVVIKLNGGLGTSMGLDKAKSLIPIKGSLSFLSVMAKQIEYLRSKYGINVPLLFMDSYNTQEDSQKELKQSGFKQTLRSSFLQHKVPRLDAKTFAPIKTQLEKENWCPPGHGDIYFTMMEEGILDELIEKGYEIAFLSNGDNLGATVDPQIVSYLLKENIHFAMEMTPKTLADKKGGAIYRKLVGGKMIQYELLETAQVPKEHEHEFSGLGKFRTFSTNNLWINLRALKERFQQGNFSLSLIVNPKQVDGKEVIQLETAMGSAVGNFSKFKGIIIPRDRFAPVKKTEDYLIRRSDAYMLNEDFSLTMAKERKEKGLGEVLVTLDEKHYKKIQQFDALFLALPSLIGCEELVVEGEILFDVPITIKGKVKFQNKSGSLVKISSLLKTEFENQTVSL is encoded by the coding sequence ATGGAGAAACATACCTCAGACCAACTGATCCGCGAAACCATGAAACAGGCAGGTCTTTCCGACCCATTCATAGTCGATTTTATCAGTAAAGTGGACGCCGTCCGCAATGGAGAAACAGGGATTGTTCGTTGGGAAGAAGTGGGGGACTTAGACCCTATCTCGGACGAAATTTCTCTCGAGGCGATCCATACCTCGTATGCATTGGATACAAGTCTTTTGTCCAAACTTGTCGTGATCAAATTGAATGGTGGCCTTGGGACAAGTATGGGCCTGGATAAAGCAAAGTCCCTAATCCCTATCAAAGGGAGTTTGTCCTTTTTATCAGTCATGGCCAAACAAATTGAATACCTAAGAAGTAAATATGGGATCAATGTACCTCTTCTTTTTATGGATTCTTACAATACCCAAGAAGATTCGCAAAAAGAATTAAAACAAAGTGGCTTCAAACAGACATTACGTTCTAGTTTTTTACAACACAAAGTACCAAGGTTAGATGCAAAAACTTTCGCTCCAATCAAAACCCAATTAGAAAAAGAGAATTGGTGCCCCCCGGGTCATGGTGATATTTATTTTACTATGATGGAAGAAGGGATTTTAGATGAACTTATCGAGAAAGGTTATGAAATCGCCTTTTTGTCAAATGGTGATAATTTGGGAGCAACAGTAGACCCACAAATTGTTTCTTATTTACTCAAAGAAAACATCCACTTTGCAATGGAAATGACACCAAAAACTTTAGCGGACAAAAAAGGTGGCGCTATATATAGGAAGTTAGTTGGCGGAAAAATGATTCAATATGAACTATTGGAAACTGCACAAGTGCCAAAAGAACATGAACATGAATTCAGTGGCCTTGGTAAATTTAGAACATTTTCAACTAACAATCTATGGATCAATTTGAGAGCGTTAAAAGAAAGGTTTCAGCAAGGAAATTTTTCTTTATCGTTAATTGTTAATCCAAAACAAGTTGATGGAAAAGAAGTGATCCAACTAGAAACCGCAATGGGAAGTGCTGTTGGTAATTTTTCGAAATTCAAGGGGATCATTATCCCACGAGATAGGTTTGCTCCTGTCAAAAAAACAGAAGATTACCTAATCCGACGTTCCGATGCTTATATGTTAAATGAAGATTTTTCACTAACAATGGCAAAAGAACGAAAAGAAAAAGGCCTTGGTGAAGTCCTTGTCACTCTCGATGAAAAACATTATAAAAAAATCCAACAATTTGATGCTTTGTTTTTGGCCTTACCTTCATTGATTGGTTGTGAAGAATTGGTAGTGGAAGGTGAAATTTTGTTTGATGTTCCCATTACAATCAAAGGCAAAGTGAAGTTTCAAAATAAATCAGGTAGTCTTGTAAAAATTTCTTCATTATTAAAAACTGAATTTGAAAACCAAACAGTTTCTTTATGA
- a CDS encoding TetR/AcrR family transcriptional regulator, which translates to MKASPKIRILTIAKHRFYSQGYYHTGINQIIKESETAKASFYDHFPSKQSLGVEVIRAYGVDVLIWFRQILQKSHTPNDFISEMTKAIQKQIHTDDSYYQGCPIAIFSCQFPVGEIPFSEEFKRIVSRWESLFVVCIQKWKKNGYLQKNTKELELTRDLITLYEGSLMNWRISLNEEYIHRVFDQMRERLKLEVKK; encoded by the coding sequence ATGAAAGCCTCCCCAAAAATTCGAATCCTAACCATAGCCAAACATAGGTTTTACAGCCAGGGGTATTACCATACGGGGATCAACCAAATCATCAAAGAGTCAGAAACTGCTAAGGCTAGTTTTTATGACCACTTTCCCTCCAAACAAAGCTTAGGCGTTGAAGTCATTCGAGCGTACGGAGTGGACGTGTTGATTTGGTTTCGTCAAATCCTACAAAAGTCCCATACTCCCAATGATTTTATTTCTGAAATGACAAAGGCGATCCAGAAACAAATCCATACGGATGATTCTTATTACCAAGGTTGTCCGATTGCCATCTTTTCCTGCCAATTTCCTGTAGGGGAAATTCCATTTAGCGAAGAGTTTAAAAGGATTGTATCTCGATGGGAGTCTCTCTTTGTTGTTTGCATTCAAAAATGGAAAAAAAATGGGTATCTCCAAAAAAATACAAAAGAATTAGAACTAACAAGGGATCTAATCACACTTTACGAAGGGTCACTTATGAATTGGAGGATCTCACTGAATGAGGAATACATCCATCGAGTCTTTGATCAAATGAGAGAACGTTTAAAACTAGAAGTTAAAAAATAG
- a CDS encoding acyl-CoA thioesterase: MKVIHIAEIPVLWSHLDANGHVNNGVYQSYLDEARMQALESVGFSIREMRENLVGPVVMKAELTYHKPLHHPDSVRIETGFRDMTAVRGTVLQNMYRISDGALVCAAIFSAIFYDFARKRPWKIPKLYFENLMSV; this comes from the coding sequence ATGAAAGTCATCCATATAGCAGAAATACCCGTATTGTGGAGCCATTTAGATGCCAATGGGCATGTGAATAACGGAGTGTACCAATCCTATTTAGATGAAGCAAGGATGCAGGCACTCGAATCCGTAGGTTTTTCCATTCGGGAAATGCGTGAGAATTTAGTAGGTCCTGTGGTGATGAAAGCAGAGTTAACCTATCATAAACCACTCCACCACCCAGATTCTGTCCGGATTGAAACAGGGTTTCGGGATATGACTGCCGTTAGAGGGACCGTTTTGCAAAATATGTATCGTATTTCCGATGGAGCTCTTGTTTGTGCTGCGATTTTTTCAGCAATTTTTTACGACTTTGCAAGAAAAAGACCTTGGAAAATTCCAAAACTGTATTTTGAAAACCTAATGTCAGTTTGA